One Pygocentrus nattereri isolate fPygNat1 chromosome 12, fPygNat1.pri, whole genome shotgun sequence DNA window includes the following coding sequences:
- the slc25a23a gene encoding calcium-binding mitochondrial carrier protein SCaMC-3 isoform X2 codes for MGPPGWRWVWSRAWCQDAEVEPERERLWAELFEELDLNKDGRIDIAELRTGLAARGLLPNTSVEEIVRAGDTNQDGQLDFEEFTQYLRAHEKRLKLMFSSLDRNNDGQIDVGEIQLSLHAVGVDVTLEEASKILQSMDKDGTMTIDWVEWRDHFLFNPLHSMEDIAHYWKRSVILDIGEHLTVPDEFSEKERKSGFVWRQLMAGAMAGSVSRTGTAPLDRLKVFLQVHGQSSDKGSVWKGLKDMVKEGGLRALWRGNGINVLKIAPETAIKFLAYEQIKRLMHGSKDGGSLKVQERFIAGSLAGATAQTIIYPMEVLKTRLTLRKTGQYSSVVDCARQILKKEGMQAFYKGYTPNILGIIPYAGIDLAVYETLKNTWLQRHRGDSTDPGVLVLVGCGTVSSTCGQLASYPLALIRTRMQAQASVKGAPQLSMLSLFRSIVAQEGVVGLYRGIAPNFLKVIPAVSISYVVYEHMRKVLGVGER; via the exons ATGGGTCCGCCAGGCTGGAGGTGGGTCTGGAGCCGGGCCTGGTGCCAGGACGCCGAGGTGGAGCCCGAACGCGAGCGGCTGTGGGCCGAGCTGTTCGAGGAGCTCGACTTGAACAAGGACGGGCGGATCGACATTGCGGAGCTGAGGACGGGGCTCGCAGCGCGGGGGCTGCTTCCTAACACCTCCGTGGAAGAG ATTGTTCGAGCGGGGGACACTAATCAGGATGGCCAGCTGGACTTTGAGGAGTTCACGCAGTACTTGCGCGCACATGAGAAACGCCTTAAACTCATGTTCAGCAGCCTGGACCGCAACAACGATG GTCAGATAGACGTCGGTGAGATCCAGCTGTCACTACACGCTGTAGGAGTGGATGTTACTCTTGAAGAAGCGTCCAAAATCCTccaaag CATGGATAAAGACGGCACTATGACCATCGACTGGGTGGAGTGGCGCGACCATTTCCTTTTTAACCCACTGCACAGCATGGAGGACATCGCTCACTACTGGAAACGCTCTGTG atcttGGACATTGGAGAGCACCTGACGGTTCCTGATGAGTTCTCAGAGAAGGAGCGAAAGTCAGGGTTTGTGTGGAGGCAGCTGATGGCCGGAGCAATGGCTGGATCTGTGTCCAGAACAGGCACAGCTCCTCTGGACCGACTCAAAGTCTTCCTACAG gttcATGGTCAGAGCTCTGATAAGGGCAGCGTATGGAAAGGTTTAAAGGACATGGTGAAGGAGGGTGGGCTCAGAGCCCTTTGGAGGGGAAACGGAATTAATGTACTCAAAATTGCCCCAGAAACGGCCATCAAGTTCCTCGCGTATGAACAG ATTAAGAGGCTGATGCATGGCAGTAAGGATGGAGGCAGTCTGAAAGTGCAGGAGAGGTTCATCGCTGGATCACTAGCAGGAGCCACTGCACAGACTATTATATATCCTATggag GTGCTAAAGACTCGTCTGACACTGCGCAAAACTGGTCAGTACTCAAGTGTGGTGGACTGTGCTCGGCAGATCCTCAAGAAAGAGGGCATGCAAGCGTTCTATAAGGGCTACACCCCCAACATACTGGGCATCATCCCCTACGCAGGCATCGACCTGGCCGTCTatgag ACTCTGAAGAACACGTGGTTGCAGAGACACAGGGGTGATTCCACTGATCCAGGTGTTTTGGTGCTGGTAGGCTGTGGAACAGTTTCGAGCACCTGTGGCCAACTAGCCTCCTACCCGCTCGCCCTTATACGCACACGGATGCAGGCTCAGG cctcagtGAAGGGAGCTCCTCAGCTCTCCATGCTGTCTCTGTTCCGCAGCATCGTGGCTCAGGAGGGCGTGGTGGGGCTTTACCGCGGAATCGCCCCAAACTTCCTTAAGGTCATCCCTGCCGTCAGCATCTCCTACGTGGTATACGAACATATGAGGAAAGTACTGGGGGTgggagaaagatag
- the si:ch211-196h16.12 gene encoding regulator of G-protein signaling 5 isoform X2, whose amino-acid sequence MCKGLSAIPSSCLEKAKGMRVMLTHLTEKPHKHRAQEEKTVHDLESLLNSKSGLQAFRWFLRSEFSEENLAFWLACQDYRSSPESRLAEKASSIYTQFINPDAPQEVNLDSETRDALMCVMDEPATNMFDEAQQRIYCLMAKDSFPRFLRSPYCRSTLRAL is encoded by the exons ATGTGTAAGGGGCTCTCTGCTATACCCTCATCATGCCTGGAGAA GGCGAAGGGGATGCGGGTGATGTTAACTCACCTGACGGAGAAGCCGCACAAACATAG aGCTCAAGAAGAGAAGACCGTACATGACTTGGAGTCTCTGCTGAACAGCAAGT CTGGTCTGCAGGCGTTCCGCTGGTTCCTGCGCTCTGAGTTCAGCGAGGAGAATCTGGCCTTCTGGCTGGCCTGCCAGGACTACAGAAGCTCCCCCGAGAGCAGACTGGCCGAGAAAGCCTCCAGCATCTACACCCAGTTCATCAACCCGGACGCCCCTCAGGAG GTGAACCTGGACAGCGAGACCCGGGACGCGCTGATGTGTGTGATGGACGAACCCGCCACCAACATGTTCGACGAAGCCCAGCAGCGCATCTACTGCCTGATGGCCAAAGACTCGTTCCCCCGCTTTCTCCGCTCCCCCTACTGCAGGTCCACCCTCAGGGCACTGTGA
- the si:ch211-196h16.12 gene encoding regulator of G-protein signaling 21 isoform X1 produces the protein MWINHSWSVLAIVFIVGVQEYLSPYLVHYVGSREPFGIQPQPGVVRLSEDTRWRFAGLQAFRWFLRSEFSEENLAFWLACQDYRSSPESRLAEKASSIYTQFINPDAPQEVNLDSETRDALMCVMDEPATNMFDEAQQRIYCLMAKDSFPRFLRSPYCRSTLRAL, from the exons AtgtggattaatcacagctgGTCAGTTTTAGCGATAGTTTTCATTGTTGGGGTGCAGGAGTATTTAAGTCCCTAcctagtgcactatgtagggagcagggagccgtttgggattcagccccAGCCTGGCGTAGTCAGACTGTCAGAAGACACGCGGTGGCGATTTG CTGGTCTGCAGGCGTTCCGCTGGTTCCTGCGCTCTGAGTTCAGCGAGGAGAATCTGGCCTTCTGGCTGGCCTGCCAGGACTACAGAAGCTCCCCCGAGAGCAGACTGGCCGAGAAAGCCTCCAGCATCTACACCCAGTTCATCAACCCGGACGCCCCTCAGGAG GTGAACCTGGACAGCGAGACCCGGGACGCGCTGATGTGTGTGATGGACGAACCCGCCACCAACATGTTCGACGAAGCCCAGCAGCGCATCTACTGCCTGATGGCCAAAGACTCGTTCCCCCGCTTTCTCCGCTCCCCCTACTGCAGGTCCACCCTCAGGGCACTGTGA
- the slc25a23a gene encoding calcium-binding mitochondrial carrier protein SCaMC-3 isoform X1 produces the protein MGPPGWRWVWSRAWCQDAEVEPERERLWAELFEELDLNKDGRIDIAELRTGLAARGLLPNTSVEEQIVRAGDTNQDGQLDFEEFTQYLRAHEKRLKLMFSSLDRNNDGQIDVGEIQLSLHAVGVDVTLEEASKILQSMDKDGTMTIDWVEWRDHFLFNPLHSMEDIAHYWKRSVILDIGEHLTVPDEFSEKERKSGFVWRQLMAGAMAGSVSRTGTAPLDRLKVFLQVHGQSSDKGSVWKGLKDMVKEGGLRALWRGNGINVLKIAPETAIKFLAYEQIKRLMHGSKDGGSLKVQERFIAGSLAGATAQTIIYPMEVLKTRLTLRKTGQYSSVVDCARQILKKEGMQAFYKGYTPNILGIIPYAGIDLAVYETLKNTWLQRHRGDSTDPGVLVLVGCGTVSSTCGQLASYPLALIRTRMQAQASVKGAPQLSMLSLFRSIVAQEGVVGLYRGIAPNFLKVIPAVSISYVVYEHMRKVLGVGER, from the exons ATGGGTCCGCCAGGCTGGAGGTGGGTCTGGAGCCGGGCCTGGTGCCAGGACGCCGAGGTGGAGCCCGAACGCGAGCGGCTGTGGGCCGAGCTGTTCGAGGAGCTCGACTTGAACAAGGACGGGCGGATCGACATTGCGGAGCTGAGGACGGGGCTCGCAGCGCGGGGGCTGCTTCCTAACACCTCCGTGGAAGAG CAGATTGTTCGAGCGGGGGACACTAATCAGGATGGCCAGCTGGACTTTGAGGAGTTCACGCAGTACTTGCGCGCACATGAGAAACGCCTTAAACTCATGTTCAGCAGCCTGGACCGCAACAACGATG GTCAGATAGACGTCGGTGAGATCCAGCTGTCACTACACGCTGTAGGAGTGGATGTTACTCTTGAAGAAGCGTCCAAAATCCTccaaag CATGGATAAAGACGGCACTATGACCATCGACTGGGTGGAGTGGCGCGACCATTTCCTTTTTAACCCACTGCACAGCATGGAGGACATCGCTCACTACTGGAAACGCTCTGTG atcttGGACATTGGAGAGCACCTGACGGTTCCTGATGAGTTCTCAGAGAAGGAGCGAAAGTCAGGGTTTGTGTGGAGGCAGCTGATGGCCGGAGCAATGGCTGGATCTGTGTCCAGAACAGGCACAGCTCCTCTGGACCGACTCAAAGTCTTCCTACAG gttcATGGTCAGAGCTCTGATAAGGGCAGCGTATGGAAAGGTTTAAAGGACATGGTGAAGGAGGGTGGGCTCAGAGCCCTTTGGAGGGGAAACGGAATTAATGTACTCAAAATTGCCCCAGAAACGGCCATCAAGTTCCTCGCGTATGAACAG ATTAAGAGGCTGATGCATGGCAGTAAGGATGGAGGCAGTCTGAAAGTGCAGGAGAGGTTCATCGCTGGATCACTAGCAGGAGCCACTGCACAGACTATTATATATCCTATggag GTGCTAAAGACTCGTCTGACACTGCGCAAAACTGGTCAGTACTCAAGTGTGGTGGACTGTGCTCGGCAGATCCTCAAGAAAGAGGGCATGCAAGCGTTCTATAAGGGCTACACCCCCAACATACTGGGCATCATCCCCTACGCAGGCATCGACCTGGCCGTCTatgag ACTCTGAAGAACACGTGGTTGCAGAGACACAGGGGTGATTCCACTGATCCAGGTGTTTTGGTGCTGGTAGGCTGTGGAACAGTTTCGAGCACCTGTGGCCAACTAGCCTCCTACCCGCTCGCCCTTATACGCACACGGATGCAGGCTCAGG cctcagtGAAGGGAGCTCCTCAGCTCTCCATGCTGTCTCTGTTCCGCAGCATCGTGGCTCAGGAGGGCGTGGTGGGGCTTTACCGCGGAATCGCCCCAAACTTCCTTAAGGTCATCCCTGCCGTCAGCATCTCCTACGTGGTATACGAACATATGAGGAAAGTACTGGGGGTgggagaaagatag